A single window of Anaerocolumna chitinilytica DNA harbors:
- a CDS encoding mandelate racemase/muconate lactonizing enzyme family protein, with product MNDEREILNNVRTASSPSDLKITDIRFADIWGAPMQCILVKVYTNQGLVGYGEVRDFADKRYAALLKSRLIGENPCNVDRIFRKIKQFGGQSRQGGGVSGIEVALWDLAGKAYGVPVYQLLGGKFRDKVRLYCDTDVSGKPDGKKMGEALKARRDKGFTILKMDLGIDLLYDIPGTLNGPLGFLEELVAAGEKHEHMAGDMDTRLKAHAAKEVTCVEHCRTGIQITQKGMEWLENYVSEARSVVGYDIPLAVDHIGHVGLTECIKLGRMLEKYNIAWMEDALPWHYTDQYAILRRAVNVPIATGEDIYLKENFKPLLEAGGVSLIHPDVLTSGGILENKKIGDLAQEYGVGMVVHMAETPVACMAAVHSVAATENVLALEFHSNDIPWWEDLVKCPFKPIVDNGFIKVPDYPGLGIEELDDDVIKEHIDNDKIPGIWESTKEWDTTFAHDRLWS from the coding sequence ATGAATGATGAAAGAGAAATATTGAATAATGTGCGTACCGCATCCTCCCCTTCTGATTTAAAAATTACAGACATACGTTTTGCGGATATATGGGGCGCACCAATGCAGTGTATACTGGTAAAGGTATATACCAATCAGGGATTGGTTGGCTATGGAGAAGTTAGGGACTTTGCGGATAAAAGATATGCCGCATTATTAAAGAGCCGACTGATCGGTGAAAATCCCTGCAATGTTGACAGAATCTTTCGTAAAATCAAGCAGTTTGGCGGGCAATCCAGACAAGGCGGCGGTGTATCCGGTATAGAGGTTGCTTTATGGGATCTTGCAGGTAAAGCATATGGTGTTCCTGTCTACCAATTGTTAGGAGGTAAATTCAGGGATAAGGTTCGCCTTTACTGTGATACGGATGTTTCTGGCAAGCCGGATGGGAAAAAGATGGGTGAGGCACTTAAGGCCCGCAGGGATAAAGGTTTTACTATTTTAAAGATGGATCTCGGAATAGATTTGCTTTATGATATTCCCGGCACGCTAAACGGCCCCCTTGGTTTTCTTGAGGAGCTTGTCGCAGCAGGAGAAAAGCATGAGCATATGGCAGGTGATATGGATACCAGATTAAAAGCACATGCTGCGAAAGAGGTTACCTGTGTGGAACACTGTAGAACTGGAATACAGATAACCCAAAAAGGGATGGAATGGCTGGAAAATTATGTGAGTGAGGCAAGAAGTGTGGTAGGCTACGATATTCCTCTTGCGGTAGACCATATCGGGCATGTGGGACTTACAGAGTGTATTAAGCTTGGAAGAATGCTTGAAAAATATAATATCGCATGGATGGAGGATGCCCTTCCCTGGCATTACACAGATCAATATGCTATCTTAAGAAGAGCTGTAAATGTTCCTATTGCTACCGGTGAGGATATTTATCTGAAAGAAAACTTTAAGCCCCTTTTGGAGGCCGGAGGTGTTTCCCTTATTCATCCGGATGTGCTTACCTCAGGCGGTATCTTAGAGAATAAGAAGATTGGGGATTTGGCACAGGAATATGGAGTGGGGATGGTAGTACACATGGCGGAAACACCCGTTGCGTGCATGGCAGCTGTACACAGCGTGGCGGCAACTGAAAATGTGCTTGCGCTAGAATTCCATTCCAATGATATTCCATGGTGGGAAGATCTGGTAAAATGCCCTTTTAAACCAATTGTGGATAATGGTTTTATTAAGGTTCCCGATTATCCGGGACTGGGAATTGAAGAGCTTGATGACGACGTTATCAAGGAACATATTGACAATGATAAAATTCCCGGCATATGGGAATCAACAAAGGAATGGGATACCACTTTTGCCCATGACCGTTTATGGAGCTAA
- a CDS encoding LacI family DNA-binding transcriptional regulator: MARVTIKSIAQDLGLSRNTISLAFKGDPKVSPETRQKIIEHASSLGYMKLSPETDIPINESNHIRILVIRRVDQTAYWDRVINGVSEESAKYKCIINISVVTQENIDAMQLPIGYSEDIDACLFLHKFGDAYSRKILGNNKIGIFLDSKYYTYLEPVLGDVVKSEGRRSVMQLTQSLIKQGMKKIAYLCPYYINSETFNERYEGYCAAMNAAGLPILPEYVVTSSPYQDKSISFRAALDQLPDLPEAIVCANDESASKFATILMQRGVRIPEDVAITGYDNDEYDAFTPFFTTVDCNAYHLGKRMVQQLIWRMSHPDSPPETITVSSTPIYRRSSQKYVK, encoded by the coding sequence ATGGCAAGAGTAACAATTAAAAGCATAGCACAAGACCTTGGTCTATCCAGAAATACCATATCCCTGGCCTTTAAGGGTGATCCGAAAGTATCTCCTGAGACACGCCAAAAAATCATTGAGCATGCTTCCTCCCTGGGGTATATGAAGCTGTCCCCCGAAACAGACATTCCGATAAATGAAAGCAATCATATTCGTATTCTGGTCATCCGAAGAGTCGATCAGACTGCTTATTGGGACCGCGTCATTAATGGTGTTTCGGAAGAATCCGCCAAATACAAATGCATTATTAATATATCTGTTGTCACACAGGAAAATATTGATGCAATGCAATTGCCCATTGGTTATTCAGAGGATATTGATGCTTGCCTGTTCCTTCATAAATTCGGAGATGCCTATTCCCGTAAAATCCTTGGCAATAATAAAATCGGAATCTTTCTGGACAGCAAGTATTATACCTATCTGGAACCTGTTCTTGGTGACGTTGTAAAAAGTGAGGGCAGGCGCAGCGTTATGCAATTGACCCAGTCTCTGATTAAACAGGGCATGAAAAAAATCGCTTATCTTTGTCCCTATTATATTAATTCAGAGACTTTTAATGAGCGATACGAGGGCTATTGTGCTGCTATGAACGCTGCCGGACTTCCTATTCTACCTGAGTATGTGGTAACCTCCTCTCCCTATCAGGATAAGAGCATATCCTTTCGTGCGGCATTAGATCAATTACCGGATTTACCGGAAGCAATTGTATGTGCAAATGATGAATCAGCATCAAAATTTGCTACTATTTTAATGCAGAGAGGTGTTCGGATTCCTGAGGATGTAGCAATAACCGGATACGACAACGATGAATACGATGCCTTTACTCCGTTTTTTACAACGGTGGATTGTAATGCCTATCATTTAGGCAAGCGTATGGTACAGCAATTAATCTGGCGGATGAGCCATCCTGACTCTCCTCCTGAAACCATCACCGTTTCCAGTACACCTATTTACCGCAGATCGTCACAAAAATACGTAAAATAA
- a CDS encoding ABC transporter substrate-binding protein encodes MKLTKKFLALGMAVSLVVSLSACAKNETKNEPTGAQTTQEATKSPEKEKEPVKEVELNVMMSFPQYMDQWETYCKQFEAKMEEKGIKVKVNLEMPSSDQYESVLQARISGDDAPDLYTLHSNNIAVYNKAGNLTDLTDQPLTGKIYENVRNTVSVDGKVLAVPIESQAWGVLYNKDIFDKCGLKAPDTLDDLKNICKILKDKGYTPFMLAFQEQWVPQLMTALTIGGKVSGEAKDWLERMYKDQASYEEIKDIFDPIDVILKNGTQRPMEEGSEAGSADFANGKAAMYVQGTWAAQTIMTTNPDMKMGVFPLPVNNNKDCTLVNLSTSTTLGVYPKSKNLDVALEFANYVLDDKDSSALFKACSFNPLATVHTFEASSWVAEASKYVEEGRAYQDLVLPSSVTDEQGKLLQEYCVGAVTKEDIIKKLDEAFKQANSFNQ; translated from the coding sequence ATGAAATTAACGAAAAAGTTCTTGGCTTTGGGAATGGCAGTAAGTCTTGTGGTATCTTTGAGTGCTTGTGCAAAGAATGAGACGAAGAACGAACCTACCGGGGCACAAACAACACAGGAGGCAACAAAATCTCCGGAGAAAGAAAAGGAGCCTGTAAAAGAAGTAGAATTAAATGTAATGATGAGTTTTCCGCAGTATATGGACCAGTGGGAGACTTATTGCAAGCAGTTTGAGGCAAAGATGGAAGAAAAGGGTATAAAAGTTAAAGTCAATCTTGAGATGCCAAGCTCTGATCAGTATGAGAGCGTATTGCAGGCTAGAATCTCAGGAGATGATGCACCGGATCTTTACACACTGCACAGCAATAATATCGCCGTATATAACAAAGCCGGTAATCTGACAGACCTGACAGACCAGCCTCTTACCGGTAAGATTTATGAGAATGTAAGAAATACCGTAAGCGTAGATGGTAAAGTACTGGCAGTACCCATTGAAAGTCAGGCTTGGGGAGTATTATACAATAAAGATATCTTTGACAAATGCGGACTGAAAGCTCCGGATACACTGGATGACTTAAAGAATATCTGCAAGATATTAAAGGATAAAGGGTATACCCCTTTTATGCTGGCTTTCCAAGAACAGTGGGTGCCCCAGCTTATGACCGCACTTACCATCGGAGGAAAAGTATCCGGAGAAGCAAAAGATTGGCTGGAGAGAATGTACAAGGATCAAGCTTCTTATGAAGAAATCAAGGATATCTTCGATCCAATCGATGTTATTCTTAAAAATGGTACACAAAGACCTATGGAAGAAGGCAGCGAAGCCGGAAGTGCAGATTTTGCAAACGGAAAGGCAGCAATGTATGTTCAGGGAACCTGGGCAGCTCAGACAATTATGACCACGAATCCTGATATGAAGATGGGCGTATTTCCTCTTCCTGTAAATAATAACAAAGATTGTACCCTTGTAAATCTTTCTACTTCAACTACCCTAGGGGTATACCCGAAGAGCAAGAATCTGGATGTAGCCCTTGAATTTGCTAATTATGTGCTGGATGATAAGGATTCTTCCGCACTCTTTAAAGCCTGCTCCTTTAATCCTTTAGCCACAGTTCATACCTTTGAGGCTTCTTCCTGGGTTGCAGAAGCTTCCAAGTATGTAGAAGAAGGACGCGCATACCAGGATCTGGTACTTCCATCTTCCGTTACCGATGAACAGGGAAAATTACTGCAGGAATATTGTGTCGGCGCAGTTACAAAAGAAGATATTATCAAGAAACTGGATGAAGCTTTTAAGCAGGCAAACAGTTTCAATCAATAA
- a CDS encoding FAD-binding oxidoreductase translates to MDEEFLQGLTGRIVTTFSPAYNLDRQGYNHGVQNFPLIINYCSSVQDVVNAVRWSTARQIPLRIRSGGHNYEGYSNGNCVLVIDVSEMKSITLEEESNTVRVQSGVTNGQLYNYISPYGYPFPGGTCPTVGLSGYASGGGWGLSCRNFGLGCDSLLEIELVNYKGELLYANPVCNTDLFWACQGAGGGNFGIITAMTFKLPAPVNNVTLIEIDYLHVRPQEQEEFLSVWQNWLETADNRITLISRIYQSEEDGFAMLIRGIFYGEPEEARTILAPFLILPQAAVNLEYVTFLEAVTILGSSYPPFEKFDAVSRFALRKYSSSEIAYLASLIRTPAEGSVFTGLSLYALGGKVSETESQDTAFFYRNARYILWLETVWEEDRYACPNMDWIACRFPVFASLTTGSYVNFPYCGLPQYLREYYGDNAERLEAVKREYDPYNIFTFPQGLQQSNSGFGPSPHPAVEYSDDAYSTATGNHRNFRYVNN, encoded by the coding sequence ATGGATGAAGAATTTCTGCAAGGGCTTACCGGGCGCATCGTTACTACCTTCAGTCCAGCCTACAACCTAGACAGACAGGGCTATAATCATGGAGTTCAGAATTTTCCTCTTATTATTAATTACTGTTCTTCTGTTCAAGACGTCGTAAATGCAGTCCGCTGGTCCACTGCCCGACAGATACCTCTTCGTATTCGAAGCGGCGGTCATAATTATGAGGGATATTCCAATGGGAACTGTGTTCTGGTAATTGATGTAAGCGAGATGAAGAGTATCACCCTGGAAGAAGAGAGTAATACTGTCCGGGTTCAAAGCGGTGTAACCAACGGGCAGCTCTACAACTATATTTCCCCTTATGGTTATCCCTTTCCCGGCGGTACCTGTCCAACGGTGGGCTTGAGCGGTTATGCCTCAGGCGGTGGCTGGGGACTCTCTTGCCGTAATTTCGGACTTGGATGTGACAGCCTGCTTGAGATAGAGCTAGTAAATTACAAGGGAGAGCTGCTATACGCCAATCCTGTTTGTAACACAGACCTCTTCTGGGCTTGTCAGGGGGCAGGGGGCGGTAATTTCGGGATCATAACCGCAATGACCTTTAAACTTCCTGCGCCTGTAAATAATGTAACGTTAATAGAAATCGATTATCTGCATGTAAGGCCGCAAGAGCAGGAAGAATTTCTTTCAGTCTGGCAGAACTGGCTTGAAACAGCTGACAACAGGATAACACTCATAAGTCGGATATATCAATCTGAGGAAGATGGCTTTGCTATGCTGATAAGGGGAATCTTTTATGGAGAACCGGAAGAAGCAAGGACAATTTTAGCTCCATTTCTTATATTGCCCCAGGCCGCTGTCAATCTCGAATACGTTACCTTTTTGGAAGCAGTAACAATCCTTGGCAGTTCTTACCCGCCCTTTGAAAAGTTTGATGCGGTCAGCCGATTTGCCCTAAGAAAATATTCTTCCTCCGAAATAGCTTATCTGGCCAGCCTAATCAGAACTCCAGCTGAAGGTTCTGTATTTACCGGTTTATCCCTGTATGCACTGGGTGGCAAAGTATCTGAAACCGAAAGCCAGGATACCGCCTTTTTTTACCGAAATGCCAGATATATCTTATGGCTTGAAACAGTATGGGAAGAAGACAGGTATGCTTGTCCGAATATGGATTGGATTGCCTGCCGCTTTCCTGTATTCGCCTCCCTGACGACAGGTTCTTATGTTAATTTCCCTTACTGTGGCCTTCCTCAATATCTAAGAGAGTACTATGGTGACAATGCTGAACGACTTGAGGCTGTCAAAAGGGAATACGATCCATATAATATTTTTACTTTCCCTCAGGGATTACAGCAGAGTAATTCCGGTTTCGGGCCGTCACCTCATCCTGCTGTTGAATACTCAGACGATGCTTATTCTACCGCCACGGGTAATCATAGAAACTTCCGTTATGTGAATAATTAA
- a CDS encoding response regulator transcription factor produces MTLAKAVIIDDETWTRKVIRQLGYWEEFGIRIVGEASDGEYGLELIHHMKPEIILVDVNMPLLNGLDLIAALRKEGNEACVIFVSGYDNYEFVRTALKLGALDYLLKPIKQEELNQLLRKCVHTLREKKDIREENLVGSFLDTAWAGSYYKLRDCLADAMLTNDMQVMRNLLNDIYELIVKNEAGTVPKGTMICVYYSMLGTLQQFIMERQYDAAEIFEGKSTVFVFSKECSFDEMYGFLSDLYYTAYTRIQELIHARNRIDIKQITEYVKEHYTEGITLEQAAATFFISKEYLSKVFKTAVGKGFSEYVTALRMERAKELLVTYKIPIKEIGERLGYVDQAHFYKTFKKFYGKTPKEIKEDNNIQ; encoded by the coding sequence ATGACATTGGCGAAAGCAGTGATTATTGATGATGAGACCTGGACCAGAAAGGTTATCAGGCAGCTGGGATACTGGGAGGAATTCGGTATACGAATTGTAGGAGAAGCCTCCGACGGGGAATATGGTCTGGAGCTGATACATCATATGAAGCCGGAGATTATCCTGGTGGATGTAAATATGCCGCTTTTAAACGGGCTGGATTTGATTGCTGCGTTACGAAAAGAAGGCAATGAAGCCTGTGTTATCTTTGTCAGCGGCTATGACAATTATGAATTTGTCCGCACTGCCTTAAAGCTTGGTGCCCTGGATTATCTTCTAAAACCCATAAAGCAGGAGGAATTAAACCAGCTGCTAAGGAAATGTGTACATACTCTGCGGGAGAAAAAGGATATAAGAGAAGAGAATCTGGTGGGAAGTTTTTTGGACACTGCCTGGGCCGGCAGTTATTATAAATTAAGGGATTGTCTCGCAGATGCCATGCTCACCAATGATATGCAGGTTATGAGGAATTTGTTGAATGACATCTATGAACTAATTGTAAAGAACGAAGCCGGAACAGTTCCGAAAGGAACCATGATATGTGTTTATTATTCCATGCTTGGCACCCTGCAGCAGTTTATTATGGAAAGACAGTATGATGCAGCGGAAATATTCGAAGGGAAAAGTACGGTCTTTGTGTTTAGTAAAGAATGTTCCTTTGATGAGATGTATGGCTTTTTATCAGACTTATATTACACCGCCTATACCAGAATTCAAGAGTTAATACATGCGAGAAACCGTATTGACATTAAGCAAATCACAGAGTATGTCAAGGAACATTATACAGAAGGCATTACCCTGGAACAGGCGGCGGCAACCTTTTTCATCAGCAAGGAGTACTTAAGCAAGGTGTTTAAGACCGCTGTGGGAAAGGGATTTTCAGAGTATGTTACGGCGCTTCGGATGGAGCGGGCCAAAGAACTTTTAGTTACCTATAAGATTCCCATAAAAGAGATTGGAGAAAGGCTTGGGTATGTGGACCAGGCACATTTTTATAAGACTTTTAAGAAATTCTATGGCAAAACTCCCAAAGAAATAAAGGAAGATAATAATATACAATAA
- a CDS encoding RraA family protein: MHFNNKEDIIQLTSLWKGERFSDGRPRVSDEMIEELKKLTQEQIWEPLWELGYKNQFESHLYQIHNDNRKLIGRAVTAAYMPARPDLFELAEEIGHSEGRRGTHNLWVVDKLVEGDVAVIDMYDKIYEGTFMGGNLSTAVANNTKTGGAVIWGGIRDIEQIQKIDNLQIYYRGNDPTPIKDFVITGYNTPVKIGAAVCLPGDIVYGYKGGIMFVPAHLVAYIIGEAKKPHVKDIFGFDMLEKKKYTTADIDQPIWPIHMLDELMDFIRTDSRAEHYRDLDWSNEYSKSREKYESSNANS; this comes from the coding sequence ATGCATTTTAATAACAAAGAAGATATCATTCAATTGACCTCTCTATGGAAAGGCGAACGCTTTTCGGATGGACGCCCAAGAGTTTCGGATGAGATGATCGAAGAACTCAAGAAGTTAACACAGGAACAGATTTGGGAACCGCTTTGGGAATTGGGTTACAAAAACCAGTTTGAATCCCATCTATATCAGATACATAATGACAACCGTAAATTGATAGGACGGGCAGTAACAGCAGCTTATATGCCGGCTAGACCTGATTTATTTGAATTAGCGGAAGAAATCGGACATTCCGAAGGAAGACGGGGCACCCATAACCTATGGGTAGTGGATAAACTGGTAGAGGGAGATGTCGCTGTCATTGATATGTATGACAAAATATATGAAGGAACCTTTATGGGAGGTAATCTTTCAACAGCAGTTGCGAATAACACGAAAACCGGCGGCGCTGTTATCTGGGGAGGTATCCGGGATATTGAGCAGATTCAGAAAATTGACAACCTTCAGATTTACTATCGTGGCAATGACCCCACTCCCATTAAGGATTTTGTCATAACAGGATATAATACACCTGTAAAAATCGGTGCGGCAGTCTGCCTTCCCGGAGATATTGTATATGGTTATAAGGGCGGTATTATGTTCGTACCCGCACATTTAGTTGCCTATATTATTGGCGAAGCAAAAAAGCCCCATGTAAAAGACATTTTTGGCTTTGATATGTTAGAAAAGAAAAAGTATACAACAGCGGATATCGACCAACCAATATGGCCAATTCACATGCTGGATGAATTAATGGATTTTATACGTACTGATTCTCGTGCAGAACACTATCGTGATTTAGACTGGTCCAATGAATATAGTAAATCCCGTGAAAAATACGAAAGCAGCAATGCAAACAGCTAA
- a CDS encoding aminoglycoside phosphotransferase family protein, with translation MNRYNERQLKKETLTQVLSKMSGKNIIDASYQTKQLQGGTLGEVWLVTGIAEAADGLKQPYKVVLKIQKKWERYGDPDSWRREYDLYRSELGKVFTDSFRWPECYFLEIKDEEIQIWMEYIDGISGLDLTGEMYERAAEELGRFQGRLYAEQPTFFRNLNNLSSVDYAKNYYLHYRSWEVVYNYIRSDDCDIPRHLCKMLIDLDENADEIFSRIEKLPKVLCHRDFWVANIFYSDDKIRIIDWDTAGWGYLGEDLASLIADEADVEHMVDYYHRCIPAYYKGFSEYADLSHITDPCIREIILIMFGYRLIEWYMFAESSDTKTQHLKTLQKIYEFEGIQMN, from the coding sequence ATGAATAGATATAACGAAAGACAGTTAAAGAAAGAAACACTGACCCAGGTCTTAAGTAAAATGTCAGGTAAGAATATAATAGATGCCAGCTACCAAACCAAACAATTGCAAGGTGGAACCTTGGGAGAGGTTTGGCTTGTTACTGGCATAGCTGAAGCGGCTGATGGCTTAAAGCAGCCGTATAAGGTAGTTCTAAAAATTCAGAAGAAATGGGAACGTTACGGAGATCCGGATTCATGGCGCCGGGAATATGACCTCTATAGGTCAGAGCTCGGTAAGGTTTTTACCGATTCCTTTCGATGGCCGGAATGTTATTTTCTAGAAATCAAGGATGAGGAAATACAGATCTGGATGGAGTATATCGATGGAATATCCGGTCTTGACCTAACCGGTGAAATGTATGAGCGGGCGGCGGAGGAATTAGGGCGATTTCAAGGCAGGTTGTATGCCGAGCAGCCAACTTTTTTCCGGAACTTGAATAACCTCAGCTCTGTTGATTATGCGAAAAATTATTATCTGCATTATAGGTCATGGGAAGTGGTTTACAATTACATACGTTCCGATGACTGTGATATTCCGAGGCACTTATGCAAAATGCTTATTGACCTTGATGAGAATGCAGATGAAATCTTCAGCCGCATTGAAAAGCTGCCTAAAGTACTTTGCCACAGAGATTTTTGGGTGGCGAATATATTTTATTCAGATGATAAAATTCGTATTATAGATTGGGATACCGCCGGCTGGGGCTATCTGGGCGAGGATCTGGCTAGCCTGATTGCAGACGAAGCCGATGTTGAACATATGGTGGACTACTACCATAGATGTATTCCGGCTTATTATAAAGGTTTTTCGGAATATGCAGACCTTTCTCATATTACGGATCCTTGTATCCGCGAAATAATTCTTATAATGTTCGGGTATAGATTAATTGAATGGTATATGTTCGCAGAATCCTCGGATACGAAAACACAGCATCTGAAGACTCTTCAAAAAATATATGAATTCGAGGGAATACAGATGAATTAA
- a CDS encoding sensor histidine kinase: MKGRYRNLSIRKKILLAILAFSLLLVGSTTAITVQISRNTLKNQLIYNRKMSTGWLQDRLGLETKDYVNQFYSFEVNKETKSIIMDWCKTGKNLDYTSKLQLISAMNTVISMDSNINSIELYNLKTKQVLVAKRSKADMEEAEEKLKFWEERDKSLQTNIVFKRDGKEIVIAHQVYDFYENVPVALITMKIRPYEIQDILENIKTTEDESVMLFNDEGELIEADYSKSDSKIKTFDFADIMKRFRAGKEQEFYYKDNFWFYRSVNRGKLVILFAVPGFVITNAMRQMLMAGLIIAGIAVIISIAGSVLYSGIFSKPIIALAEKMQTAMINSYSEEMPADRKDEIGVLQNSFNLMMERNQRLIKQEYQSKIEKREAQVRALQAQINPHFMHNTLQTIGGIALEKNVTKIYDMTTSLSDIMRYSLNFTREMVCLREEIRYLQEYLNIQNERFDNRIEFEVQVKKELLEYVVPKLILQPILENSLEHGLINKAGAWRIQLKATLTKENDLLLQISDNGIGLSKERLGQIKDILGKDAGNALKTSSHIGLGNVHSRIRLRYAEAKYGVTIESRPGEGTSVCVLTKAIKENKNDIGESSDY, encoded by the coding sequence ATGAAGGGAAGGTATCGTAATTTATCTATCCGTAAAAAGATTTTATTGGCAATTCTGGCCTTTTCGCTGCTTTTAGTAGGTTCAACCACAGCAATCACAGTGCAGATTTCCAGAAATACGTTAAAAAACCAGTTGATTTATAACAGAAAGATGAGTACCGGCTGGCTCCAGGACCGTTTAGGTCTTGAGACAAAGGACTATGTGAATCAATTTTATAGCTTTGAAGTCAATAAGGAAACCAAAAGCATTATTATGGATTGGTGCAAGACCGGAAAAAATCTGGATTATACTTCAAAACTGCAGCTGATTTCAGCCATGAATACCGTGATAAGTATGGACAGCAACATCAATTCTATTGAGTTGTATAATCTAAAGACAAAACAAGTATTGGTGGCGAAACGTTCCAAAGCGGATATGGAAGAAGCGGAAGAGAAACTGAAATTCTGGGAAGAAAGGGACAAATCCCTGCAAACGAACATCGTGTTTAAACGGGATGGAAAAGAAATTGTGATTGCCCATCAGGTTTACGACTTTTATGAAAACGTACCGGTGGCGCTCATAACCATGAAGATAAGACCCTATGAGATTCAGGACATTCTGGAGAACATCAAAACAACAGAAGATGAATCGGTTATGCTTTTTAACGATGAAGGAGAATTGATAGAAGCTGATTACAGCAAGAGCGATTCTAAGATAAAAACCTTCGATTTTGCAGATATTATGAAAAGATTTCGGGCGGGTAAAGAACAGGAATTCTATTATAAAGATAATTTCTGGTTCTATCGAAGCGTTAACAGGGGTAAGCTGGTAATTCTATTTGCGGTACCGGGTTTTGTTATCACAAATGCCATGAGGCAAATGCTGATGGCAGGACTCATTATTGCCGGCATTGCGGTTATTATCTCCATAGCCGGGTCCGTATTATATTCAGGCATTTTCAGTAAGCCCATTATTGCTCTTGCAGAGAAGATGCAGACGGCAATGATTAACAGCTATTCGGAAGAGATGCCAGCTGATAGAAAGGATGAAATCGGCGTGCTTCAAAATAGCTTTAATCTGATGATGGAACGTAATCAAAGGCTGATTAAGCAGGAGTATCAGAGTAAGATAGAAAAAAGAGAGGCACAGGTAAGGGCACTGCAGGCACAGATTAATCCGCATTTCATGCATAATACCCTGCAAACTATCGGAGGAATTGCACTGGAAAAGAATGTGACAAAAATCTATGATATGACCACTTCCTTAAGTGATATTATGCGTTATTCCCTGAACTTTACGAGAGAGATGGTGTGTCTTAGGGAAGAAATCCGCTACTTACAGGAGTATTTGAATATTCAGAATGAAAGATTTGATAACCGGATTGAATTTGAAGTACAGGTGAAAAAGGAACTTCTGGAATATGTAGTTCCAAAGCTTATTCTACAGCCGATCTTGGAGAACAGCCTGGAACATGGGCTTATCAATAAAGCAGGGGCTTGGAGGATTCAGTTAAAGGCCACGTTGACAAAAGAGAATGATTTGCTGCTCCAAATCAGTGATAACGGCATAGGGCTATCAAAAGAGCGGTTGGGACAAATTAAAGATATATTGGGAAAAGACGCAGGTAATGCACTTAAAACAAGCTCTCATATTGGACTTGGAAATGTTCATTCACGGATAAGGTTAAGATATGCAGAAGCTAAATACGGAGTAACCATTGAAAGCCGGCCGGGAGAAGGAACATCAGTCTGTGTACTGACGAAGGCAATAAAGGAGAATAAGAATGACATTGGCGAAAGCAGTGATTATTGA